In the genome of Arachis stenosperma cultivar V10309 chromosome 6, arast.V10309.gnm1.PFL2, whole genome shotgun sequence, the window TACAATTTCATGGCAAGCATATCCTATAATCTCCCTTCGAAAGAGATATGTTATTGCAAGGATTCATCAGAGAAGACGCTGAATAAAAAACCACACACCCCTTCTTAAAGCCTCGAAGCTTGCAAGGTTGTAACTTTAATAGATGAGTCCTTGGAAGACATGAGGCacattcttttcttcttgcaaTTGCAAGGAGCTTCTTCCATCTGAGAATTCATCAGTTCAATGACAGATCCATGTGTCGTTATGTTCAAATATTCTGTTACATGTACCATCCGCTAGTTATGCCTAATCATAGCTATTTTTTCCCCTAACATATACATTACAGACGTCTTAGTGCTGAAAAATCAGACAattaaaaaacattaaatattaaacatattaataaatttaaactaTAGTTGGACAGGGGCCGCGCGAACGCAGGCCCCCACTATCACAAATTATGACGTAAGCTCTCCCTCTTGGGGAGACTTTAAGCTGGTACCCCTCCAAAGTGCAATGGAGGTCACCAGCCTAGGCCATGAGTCTTCTTGATCACTCATTGACCACGTCCAGGTAAGTATATTGTAATGTAGTTACTTGCTTGTTATTTATTGTGTACGGGAAGAGCTTCTTGTCATGCTTTGAATGATGTGGGACTAGGTTGTCAAAATTAGCTAAAGGTTGCTGCAAGTACATTTGTGTATTATTTCTTGTCCTTATTAGCCAGATTGGTGCTATACAAAGCACAATCTTTGATAGTTTAGCATACAGTAGAACACAAATAACGAGTGAAATTTGCAGTGAATGGAGTTGGGTTCACTTCAGTTAAAAATATTGTTGGATGATTAAAGATATTGTTAACAGCATAAGTGTGGTAGCAGCAATCAACTTGCTGGGTGTATCTATTTATTGTGTGCCATTATTACTTGTTTTAGTAAATTTGCTAATCAACTCAGCTATATGATCAACAAGGATTCCTTTCAACTCAATCTCAGAAGTTGTTGATTATTGGAAAAGCAACCTAAGGAGTTAATGAACAAGGTAATATTTCAGCAGCCATAAGGTATGCTGGAAAAGTATTATAACGGAGACAATGCATAGAGGGAAAATATTGGAATGAAGGATGAAGGCGTTAATCTATCATATACATTCACTACTTTTAGATTTCGGGGTTGCACCACTTTGATATTTGAACTCTCAACTCttgtttttccatttttttttttaatcttttgattCTTTTTTTCTAAGTGTCTATAAGACATCTGTATTTTGATActcaaattataaattaagttaacaaagaaaataaatcaTGATTAACATTTTATTACCCAAGGTTGCTCCATAACATCTGTATCATAACAAGTCTATAAGGAAAAAGGTGCTGTGTCACACAACACATGAATAGCTCTTTTCGCTCCTTCTCTTTGTTGGAGTGAAACGTGTGCTTTGCAATAATAGCACCGATGAGAGCATATCATATGTATTTTAGGTGCCAATTCTCATGGAAAGTATGGTAGTAGTGTCAAACTGTCATTGCTTAGTACTGAGTAGCATTTGGGTAATGTCAGATAATCCAAAGAATGATTCTGAGTTTCGGAGTGAATTTATACGTCACATAAGCAAAAGTAGTTGAGTAGATAACTATATCTACAGTGAAAATTGAATTGTTGCTTATACATACATACCCTTTCAGATGAAATGAACAAAAGCACGGGTTATTAAAATGTTgataaaaattagttaacaaAGGAGTTGAAtcatgtaaatttttttatgagtaATTACCTAAATCAGTCCCTGAATATTTTAGAATCGGATATTTTAGTCCCGAAAgaaaattaatatacagattAATCCCCAAGGTTTTACTCCGGCAGATAAATCAGTCCCCAGTTCATTTTCCGGCAGTGTAATTACCCAGATCAATCtctaaagattttaaaaacggacattttagtccccaagAAAAACTAATGTACAAATCAATCCCCAATGTTTCTCTCTATTAGACATAATAGTCCTccgtccaaaaataaaataaaataaaataataattattattaattacacaataatattgtactatattttttgtaattttttggacaaaaataatgataaatttattcattaaattcttttatatatatatatatatagtcactcaataataataataataataataataataataataataataataaaattattagagattattttataaaaaatttaaagttaaaattatttaatatttttgtatttaatatactCAAAAGATGtcctatataaaaaaaatatatatatttgtattaaaaaatatgtattaaaagaaaatattttaatttagatttatattaaatacatatttttttaatatacattttttttaaaatagtacatcttttgattatattaaatacaaaaatatcaaataattttaaccttgatcaatttcttgtaaaataatctctaataattttatttattattattattaattacataataataatattataccatgattttttgtattttctagataaaaataatgataaatttattcattagattcttttatatatatatatatatatatatatatatatatatatatatatatatatatatatatatatattcactcaataataataataataataataataataataatcaataaaactattaaaaattattttacaagaaattcaaggttaaaattatttgatatttttgtatttaatataatcaaaagatgtattattttaaaaaatatatttatattaaaaaaatatgtatttaatataaatttgaattaaaatattttcttttagtacatattttttaatacaaacatatattttttttacataggatatcttttaattatattaaatacaaaaatatcaaatagttttaatcttaaatttcttataaaataatctctaataattttattattattattattgagtgactatatatatatatatatatatatatatataaatctaatgaataaatttattattatttttgtccaaaaaatacaaaaaatataatataatattattgtgcaattaataataattattattttattttatttttggacagGAGACTATTATGtctaacaaagagaaatgttagggattgatttgtacattagtttttattgggactaaaatgtccgtttttaaaatctttgggGACTGATCTAGGTAATTACACTGCCAAAAAATTAACTGGAGACTAATTTGTCTGCCGAAATAAAACATTGAGAATTaatctgtgtattaattttcaGACTAAAATGTCATATTCTAAAATCCTCAGGAGTGATTTGGGTAATTATTAATAgagtaattacccaaatcagtCCCTGAGGATTTTAGAATCGGACATTTTAGTcaccaagaaaaattaatacacagattAATCCCAAAGTTTTATCCCGGCAGACAAATTAGTCCCCAATTTATTTTTGGGCAGTGTAATTACCCAGATTAGTCcccaaagattttaaaaatggacattttagtccccaagAAAAACTAATATACAAATCAATCCCCAACGTTTCTCTCTGTTAGACATAATAGTCCCccgtccaaaaataaaataaaataaaataattattattaattacacaataatattgtactatattttttgtattttttagacaaaaataatgataaatttattcattaaatttttttatttatatatatatatatagtcactcagtaataataataataataataaaattattagagattattttacaagaaatttaaagttaaaaccatttgatatttttatatttaatataatcaaaagatgtcctatgtaaaaaaaaaatatatgtttgtattaaaaaatatgtattaaaagaaaatattttaatttggatttatattaaatatatttttttaatacaaatatttttttaaattagtatatcttttgattatattaaatacaaaaatatcaaatgattTTAATCTTGAGTTTCTTGTAAAATAATATCTaatagttttatttattattattattattattattattattattattattattattattattattattattattattattattattattgagtgactatatatatacatataaatatatatataagaatctaatgaataaatttatcattatttttatctagaaaatacaaaaaatcatggtataatattattatgtaattaataataataataataataataataataataatcaataaaattattagagattattttacaagaaatttaaggttaaaactatttgatatttttatatttaatataatcaaaagatgtactattttaaaaaaaatgtttgtattaaaaaaaaatatgtatttaatataaatccaaattaaaatattttatttcaatacatattttttaatacaaacatatatatatatatattttttacctaggacatcttttgattatattaaatacaaaaatatcaaatggttttaactttaaattttttataaaataatttctagtaattttattattattattattattattattgagtgactatatatatatatatatatatatatatatatatatatatatatatatatatatatatatatatatatataaaagaatttaatgaataaatttatcattatttttgtttaaaaaatacaaaaaatatagtacaatattattgtgtaattaataataattattattttattttattttatttttggacggGAGACTATTATGTCTAACTGAGAGAAACGTTAGGGATTGATTTGTACATTAGTTTTTcttggggactaaaatgtccgtttttaaaatatttgggGACTGATCTGGGTAATTACACTGCCAGAAAATGCACTGGGGACTGATTTGTCTGCCGGAGTAAAACCTTAGGGATTAatctatatattaatttttcttggaaACTAAAATGTCCGATTCTAAAATTCTGGGGGACTAATTTGGGTAATTactctttttttattcaccagaaCGAAAAGTGAGAGAGGACATGacaacaaaataatttattgcTTTAACATCCGTTTTCTTATTCTCTTGCATTTTGGCTATCAGACAAGAGAACTATGTTTTCTGAAAGGAATTATAATTTTCTGTCAAATATTATTGCAATTGATATTACTCCATGTGTTAATAGATAAAAGTGTAGATgaaagaatttgaaattgaCAAAAATATACATCAAAATTCGTAAAAATTAAAGTACACCTAGAGATTGTTTTCGATAGAcaaaaatacacattaaaaattgggtaaaaaatacaaataaatcaTGGGAGGAAAGTTGTTACATGAATAAGCCAAATTGAAGATTGATTCACGAATGAGCCAAAACATACTTATATGTAATTCGAATCTATTTGGTTCGAACTACACacacataattcgaacctaattggttcgaattacacacgaATAGGTGCCATCACATAATTCGAACCTAATTagttcaaattccactaatggTAAATCGAACCAAGATGGTTCGAATTACTAAGGAACAGACCTGAATATGTTACGTGCATGGGATCGTAATTGATGAATATGTTTCGTTTAAGGAGTTTTAAACGAAATGTCTGTTGAACACACATGGAAATAAATTAGTCtatgaattaaattaattaagacaTGATGCGGAAATTAAATAATATCAAAACGCAAAGTACAGATATTTTCATAGTAACACACACATACATCTAAAGGTGGATACGAAGTAACACTAATAACAAAATACATAGACGAAGATAGGTAACATACAACTCGGCATAGAAATCATCTAAATAGGTGCGACTCCGTGAAGCAATGACATGGAACCCGTGTCCTCTGACCTCTCCGGATAAGCGGCTCCTCATCCTCGATCTTGTTGTCCTCGTCCTCGTCCTGCGGGGCTGGCTGTGCAGGCGTCCTAGGTTGGACATGTACCGGTCGGGATGAGGACGGCCCGACAACTGAATGTGATCCAGCAGTATGTGCCGAAGCTGGGGTACCACCCAAAGCGAAATACTCAGGAGGAGGCACGGAGGGAGGCTCATTGAGATCGACATGTAACGGTGCATGTGTCCCCGTCGTCTGACTCTGCCCACGGACAGCCTCATCATCATGCATGATGGCACTGATCTCATCTAAAAAGGGGGATCCACCAAAATCCCCATCATACCCAACACCGACAAGGAAGTCTGAAAACGTGCTGCCCGGACTCACCAATGGCGTACTCTCCTGAAGTGTGTGGTCGTCAGGGGGAACTCCAACGAAGTAATCTCCGAGCGGCCCCTCCCCAAGTCCAGCCTCACCATGGGCAGTGGGATCTCTAGTGGCGTACCCCTCTCCACCAAGGCCGCCATGATGGGGACTAACAACCCCGACTGCACCCCTTCCCCCACCGTCCACGTCACGAAGATCACCATCGTCGTGGCCCGCAACGAGTGCCCTCCGTCTGCCTCCACGCCCTCGTCCTCGACCACCACCCCTACCTGCCTCATCAGCCTCCCCCATAGCCTGCTCTAGGCACCTCCACTCACGCTGGCTCCGTCGTGTCCCGACACGAGCTCTCCTCTCAATCCGACGCCTATCAGGGACGTCGTCGTCTCGATCCATGTCAGGAACTCGCCCAGGACCCCTCTGTGACTCCTCGACATGAATAGGAACGCTCATCAGATCCCCCAGATAAAACTCGGGTGACAAGAACCTCTTTCCATGCTGACTCCACCAGTCTAGGTAGGTGTGAGAAGGTCCAGGGTTGGCAACAACATCGAACCGGAGGACGTGGTCCGCACGGATCTCCCAAAGAATATGCTAATGCTGTAAAGCGGACGGGAACCAACGATCACCGCCTCTCCCGTCCTTCGACATCAAAAAGTCGATGTTAAGGGCGGGACGCGGGAGGGGCTGCACACCACCGAACTGCGGTAGAACCTTATCTACCTGATGCCACTCTACAACGGCAAAGTATATCAGCGACGTGACAGACCGCCACACCGCCATGTGTCGAGGCTCCAACGCCTCCGGATGCACAACCTGAAGTACCTCGGGAGAGCTATACGGCATCCAGATAAACTGCACAAAAAATAGCTATGTTGTCACGCCAACTCCCTCTACAGAAACATCTGATGTCTAGTTATTCAAATAAAAGTAACCGAAACAACACTCACATCCCTGGGCTGTAACATGTCTATCTTCAGTCTCGTGCTCTGCACTCTAGGACCCTTTTCGCTGTAGGAAGGGCTGTAACTTGACCACATGCAGCGCACATGGGTGTTATGTTTAATCAGAAGTATGACAGATTTGTAATACAGTACAAGCGTACATGAACATTAGCTATTTTAACTTGAAATAGAAAAGCCTGAGTAGCGTACCTCGATGCCAAAGGCCAGCTGCACGTATCATACCCAGCAGGCCTAAACCTGGGAAAGCGCCAGAAGATCCAGGACTAAAGTAGCTGAAGTGGACCCGCTAACTTCACCACATGTCTGTTTGCCACTCGGCACATGCACCGGTACAACCATGCCAATGCTACAGACCCCAACTGTAGGAACCCATCTCCTCAAGTCTAGCTACGTAGGGAAGCCATCTGATGTGAATGCGGTTGTCGGACTTGTCAGCAAATAGTTGAGTGCCCAACAACATCATGATATAGGCACGAGTAAAGCGCCGCACAGTCTCCTCATCGGCTCCCTCAGGGCACTCTCCGAAAGTCTCCTGGAACCAGGTGCAATTTATTGCGAACTTCTGAACCTGGCTTGGAGGAGGAATCACTCCAAGCAACTTCTTGAACCACACCCAAGCTGGATGTCCACCCTCGATATACATATGAAAATCTGTAAGGCAACCGCTGACATAACGCCCGTCCACTGCCAACCCCAACTGGTACGCCACGTCCTAAAACGTGATCGTGCACTCTCCGAAGGGCATATGGAAGGTGTGCGTCTCAGGACGCCACCGCTCGACGAAGGCGCTGACAAGGGGCTCATCTAACCGGAACCATCTATCGTTCAGCCTAGCCAGATGGTATAACCCGGCCATCTGCAAGTAGGGAACATAGCGCTCATCGAGTGGCATGCCTTGTTGCCGCCGCATGCTCCTGATACATCGCTGTGGCTGCGCATTAAATGGACCGCATTATTATAACCACATACAATACTggtaaccaaaaaaaaaaaaaaactaacacaATAAACCACTTACATAAACCACTTACATAAACCATCAACACAACCGCATAtaaaaccactaacataaaccacttaCATAAACCATCAACACAACCGCATATAAAACCACTTACAAAAAACCACTTACCCTAAACCACCAACTAAACCGCATGCAAAACCACTAAAATAAACCAAGTTGCAATACCACTACAATAAACTACTAACAATACcacctaacataaaccacttACATAAACCATTAACACAACCGCATATAAAACCACTTACAAAAAATCACTTACCATAAACCACCTACTAAACCGCATGCAAAACATCTAATATAAACCATTTGCAATACCACCAcgataaaccactaacataaactgCCACTAAAACCACATGCAAAACCACTAACTCAAATAAACCGTGTGCACAAAGTTTTCTATGTACTAACCTCGTCGTTGATGACCCCGACTATATGAGCAACCCCGTCCAACCGGTACAGCCTTGCAAGATCGTCCCCCATCAGCTGAGTCTTCGGTTCTACTATTTCTCGGATCGAATCTGGGTCATTTTCTCTGGGATTTGGTGGGATATGGAAAATGAGAAGTGGTTCGAATTTGCTTGATTCGAACTCCTTATATAGCCCAATTGTACGTAATTCGAACCAATTAGGTTCGAATTTGTGGTGGCACTTAATCAcgagtaattcgaaccaattaggttcgaattatgtgtGTGTAGTTCGAACCAAATAGATTCGATTTATATACAAATGTAGTTCAAACCAAataggttcgaattatatatatgtatgcttTGACTCATTCGTGAATCAATCTTCAATTTGACTTATTCATGTAACAACTTTCCTTCCATAgtttatttgtgttttttacCCTTAAAAATTTGTAAACATCAAACCCTTACAACATGACACTTTGTCCATCGAAAACAATATTTGAGGTGTACTCTGATATTTACGAAATTTTTATGTGTACTTTTATCTCTTCTAAATTCTTTCATGTGTACTTTTGCCTATTTATTGAAACTTTAGTACTCTGTAAATCTTTATTATTCCCTCTCCTTCTATGCAATAATGCCCTCTTTTTTACCCACTCTGCATACATAAATTCACAGGCAGTGTTGAAGAAACAAATAAGTTATCTATATAGACAAGGAATGCAACAATAAGGGTCCTCCTCCCCCATCAATTTG includes:
- the LOC130934431 gene encoding protein MAIN-LIKE 1-like, with translation MGDDLARLYRLDGVAHIVGVINDEPQRCIRSMRRQQGMPLDERYVPYLQMAGLYHLARLNDRWFRLDEPLDVAYQLGLAVDGRYVSGCLTDFHMYIEGGHPAWVWFKKLLGVIPPPSQVQKFAINCTWFQETFGECPEGADEETVRRFTRAYIMMLLGTQLFADKSDNRIHIRWLPYVARLEEMGSYSWGL